The Shewanella halotolerans region AGGGTCGGCAAGAAGCCCGTGGTGCCAAATCTGGCATGGGCCTGGCCTATGGTCTTTATCTTCTCGACGCTGGGTGCGTCGTTAAACAGGGCACCGCCGCCGCCATTGACCTGAACATCGATAAAGCCAGGTACCAGGGTGCCGGCCAGCAAAATAGGCTCGACATCGCTCGCCCTATCGAAAGAGACGATACGCCCGTCCTCTATGGTGATGGCCTGGTTAAGGTGGAAGTGTTCGCCGTCAAATACCCGTTCGGCAATCAGTGTCTGTTTCATCGATTCGATTCCTGGCAAAACATCATCTACAACTCGTTAGCTTGGCTCACGCCTGACTGCTAAATCTTAACTGCTAAAACTTAAGTGCAAGAGCTTAACTGCAATAGCCTAACTACTAGAGCCTAGCTGCTGGCGCGCAAAATAGGCGGCGCCTAATTCGGGCGGGGCAAGGATTGGCGAGATCTTGTCGACCACCCGCCTATCCAACCAGGGAGCCAGAGGCTCGGCGAGGCCACCTATCATGGAGAAACGCGGCGGGTGGATCTCAAATAACTTGTGGGCCAAGGCACTGATATACGCGGCGCCCTCGACCACTATCGCCTTAGCCACCTCATCCTGGGCCTGTGCACAAGATAACACCGTGCGCGCCAGGGTGGCATAACAACCGGATGATTTGCCCGCCAGGTGCTCGACTATGCCCATTGCATCGTTCACCTTGAAGTGCTCCAACAAACGCTCGGTTAGCTGGGTAGCCGGGCCGAAGCCATCGAGATCTAACAATACCTGCTGCGCGGCCTGTATGCCAAGCCAGGCGCCACTGCCCTTATCGCCCAGGGCAAAGCCGTGTCCGCCTAGGCTCAAGGACTGCTCGCCCACGTGGGCATAGCCGCAGGAGCCGGTGCCTGTGATGATCACAGCGCCATCGCCACCTTTATGGGCACCGATGCAGGCGGTGTGCAGATCTGTGGTGACATGCATCTCAGCAAAGGGATGCTGCCATGCTTTGATCGCCTGATAGAGATGCGCGACATTGACTCCGGCCAGGCCTACGCCCGCCACCAGTTTCTTGCTGTCGCTCGCTTTTAGCCCGGCGTCTTGTAGGGCAAGCTCGGTCGCGCGCGAGATAGAGTCGAAGGTATGTGTCAGGCCGTAAAGCGGATTCGCACGCCCGGCCACACCAGTGCCGATCACACTGTCATCGGCGGCGTAGATAGTCGCGCGGCACTTGCTGCCACCACCATCTATGCCTATGACGAGGGCCTGTTCCTCTGTCTGGTTAAATCCCATTACCAACCTCTTTCACAGTTTTATTATCCAGGGCATCTAGCTTCGCCCGCCCTGCCCACTGACTAAGTTAATGTCATGTTACAACAAAAATGACAACGCTGTCATTTAAAATGTTCGCTAAATTTGTGACAGCAAACTTCTCGGTCACTGCCCGGCTAACGCCTCTAAGGCGCCCAGATTTTTATTTGCTATTTAACAGGGAGGAAAGCGGTTATCGGCTCTCGGATAACCGCGCTAGCTTATATTGCATTTTCATTAGCTGGCTTAAGTCGCTTTTTCATTAGCTAGCTAAAATGAGCTATTTAGGCCAGTAGACTAATGCTGTCAGCGAAATGCTAATTGACCTTGAGTATGCGCCCCTTGCGGATACCATCGGCGGCGACGCCTCTGACCTCGACTCTACCTGAGACTCTAACCGCCTCTGTATATTGCTGCCACTGGCCGCCATCGACTCGATACTCTATTCCAAGCCCAGGGTAGATGCTGTTTGCCTGCAGGTAACCCTCCTTGATCTTGGCGCCTAGGGTTGGCACACGATAGGCTATTCCAGCCCTATCCAGCTTAGCCAGCTCCTTATAGCCTAAGGTGTTGGCAAAGGTCTGCCACTGCATGCGCTGCCTCTCGCGCATCTCGGCCGTGAAGTAGTTTGTCTCAGGGCCATATTTAGCCCCCTGATATTGATATGGCACCTCCCAATCGGCCTTGTGCCATGCCCTTTCAGCCAGCACTAACAGGCGAGGAAACACCATATATTCCACCACTTGATCTGAGCGTATGGTCTCGCTCCAGAGCTGGCCCTGGATCCCTTTGAATCTAACGCCTTGATTTAACGGCCCGCTGAGGCGTTTGCCCTCTTCATCCAGCTTAAGGGTATCGTCGGCCTCAAATGACTTACCTTCGATATCCGTCCACTGCTCGGCGTTGGCTGGCAGGTTGTCGGGCATGAAGCTAAATAGCTTGCGCTCGTTAGTGCTGCGACTCGCCCAATAGTATCCATGCTCTTTAGGATCGGCCTCGTAGGGGAAATCGAAATAGAGTACTTCGGGATTACTCAGCACAGTATCCCAGCCCAGGTTGGTCTGTGCATGGGCGCGCTTATGGCCGCCATGGGCAACCACATCCCAGATGTTAGTTTGATTCTTTGCTGGCATACGCTCGGGTCGGGTATGGCTCATGCCATCGCTCCAGCCCGCAGTTTCGATCCCTTTATCGGCCAACATCTTGGCTACCCGCTCGATAAAGTAAGCCCCAAAATGTGCCTCGCTATCCAGGCCGCTGTCTTTGTCTGCAAGCAGTGCCTGACAGACGGGTGACTCGACCCAGGCACCGGCGGTCTCATCGGCGCCGATATGGTAAAGCTCCAGGCTCTGATCCGCAGCCTGATGCAGCTTGGCTATCTCGCTCACCACCTTGTCGACAAAGTGATAGCTGGAATCCATACAGACGTTGAGCGTGTTGTCGTCGTAATATTGGATCGAGGCGTAGCGAGTCTTGTCCAGCGGGTCGATGAGGCGATACTCGTTAGCCGCGGCTTCATTGCCTTCAGCCATCAGACGGCGATACCTGGCCTCCATCGACTTGATGGCGGCGCGCGAGTGACCCGGCATATCCATAGATGGGATCACCTGAATTTGGCGCGCGCCGGCATACTTAAGGATCTCGATATAATCGGCCTTAGAGTAGAAGCCATTAACCTTGCTGTCGCCATCGGGGCCGCTGCCCAGCTGTGGCAATAAGCAGGTATCCTCCTGCAAGTCGTGACAGCGACGACTGCCCACCTGGGTCAGTTCGGGCAGGCCATCTATCTCCAGGCGCCAGCCCTCATCATCGGCCATATGCAGATGCAGCTTGTTTAGCTTGTAGGCCGCCATCTGGTCTAGAAGATCTAAGATAAACTGCTTGCTGTGAAAATTACGCGCCACATCGACATGCATGCCGCGAAAGTCATATCTAGGCTCATCTTCAATCTCCATGGCATTGAGCGATAGGGTGTCGAGAGAGATAAGGCTTGTTAGCGACGCCAAGCCATAGGAGAAACCTGCATCATCGCTCGCGTCTATGGTGATGCCATCAGAGGTAATATCGAGGCGATAGCCCCCTTCGGCGAGTTTAGTCGTCGACGGCTCTAACTTGAGTAGAATACCTTGAGGCGATGACTTAACGCCAAGGCGGGCCAGGCGCGCCAAGGCCGCCTCGATAGACGCCTTAGCTACACCGCCAGCATCCAGATGATAGCCAGAGGCCAGGGATAACACTGGGCTTTGACTATTGATTATTTGTCGCTTGGGCGTTGGGATGATCGCGTTGACAGCAAGCTCTGGGCGACTCTCAATATCCTGGTTTGCATCAAACAAGACCTGAGGCGTCGCCCACTTAAGCTTATCGGTATCGCTACGCTTATATTGGCTCTCGGCGCTGACATAGGCCTCGACATAGGGCCGCTGCTCCATGCCGGTACTGGCATCGACAGTCAGCTGAGTGCTGCTGATGATCTCGGGCTTAAGGCCGGGAACGACGATATAGTAGTTGGGCATGGCATCGGTTTCCGACAGCTGCCACAACTCCCCGAGAAAGGCGATGTCGACCGGCTGACCTTTCTGGAAACTGCTAAATTTATCCGTGGGCGTGATGCGATGCAGATCCCCTTTAACCTGAGTCAGCTCAAAGGCATCGGTTAACACCTGTTTCACAGGCCGCATCTGGCTGTAGTAGATAGCCCAATCCTTACGGTCAAAATCGACACCCGGGACTAATTCGATCTGGGCGGCAAAACAGCGGCCATCGACACCTGTTGAGGTGCACTGCTGAGGATAATTGGTCAGGGTGTGATAATTAACGGCAAGGCTAGTAGCAAACTGATACAGTACCTGCTGAGCAGAACTTTCGCTGACCTGCTGCGCCGCGACGCCTTTATCCTTGGCAATTTGGTTAGTGGTTGGCTGACTGCACCCAAACAGTCCCAGGCTCATGAGTAATGTTATTGGAATGAGCTTATTATTCATTGTTATCCTCACTTTTCTCGACTTGAACTATCAAGTCTCATTGCAGCCACCCTTCCCCGTCAGCATAGGCAATCAGCTTCCTGCTATTGCGATATCTGAGATAGCCACCACTTTATGCCAATCCTAATAAATAACTGTTCAAGCTAACTTGTTAAAACGTTCGATAACTGCATTACTTTTTTGATTGTAGAATCACTACTTACCTAAAAATTCAGCCTTGCTCTCAATCGTTTTCCCTGCGCTATTGCTGATCACTTACTTATTGCACTTGGTCTTATTTGCCGCCGCATCTTGCCCTATTTGCAAATAGATGCAACGGCGAAAACAGATCATAGTCAGACTTTTATAAACCTTGCAGATCCCCGAAACCGACCTGACTACGGCTTGCAGTCTGGCTTTGAAAAGCCATCTGACAATGAAAGAAATCTGTTTATTTAATCTGAAGCTCTGCAAGACAGCGAACGCCCTGCTGTGCTTTGCTCGCTGTTGCGCGTTTCCCTAAAGCCCACTCGTCAGGAATCACTCCGATTCAGAAAAAAGCGCTAGATGCATCATGTATCAAGTGCCACCGATAAAGGCGCCTTTTGAGACATAACACATCTAGCCATCTCTAGTATCTGGGGAGAGACTATAGGAAAAAACAAACACAATAACCATTGCTACAAACTTAATGGCTACTGCCAATGCACAGGTTAGGAGACCTCTTCCTAACAATGCAAACCTTACAAAACGAACGTGCCACACAAGCAAATGACAACGCTGTCATTCATTAATCTACCTAATAAAGAACAGAATTTCTACATTTTTTTGACATTCTGAGGCAATTTTTTATCTGCCCGTTGAAAACCGCCAGTCCCAGACACAGCTACAAAGACAGTACCCAACATCAAATGCCACATAAATATGACAACGCTGTCAACTGTTGATAACATCCAGGAGATACTCAAAGCCGAAAACGAGCACCAATGCTAACGAAAAGGACCTATGAGTATGGGTGTGGCGCCAGATGATAGTGTGGAGAAAATGGGAGGTCTTATGAGAAGAGTATCAAAAAGAGCAAGCTTATGCCCTCCCAGTGATAAATTTAATTCGAAGCGCCGAACAGTGAAAATTGCTCAACTTAACGCCTTTATCGCACCACTTTAGCGCCTACTAGATTTAATAGTACTTGCACTATGGTCGCCACTAGCGGTAAAAGATTAACCCAGCGTTTCCCTGCCTAACAAACAATGGGCTGGGAACAGACACCACAAACTAAAATTAACTAAGGTAAAAACATGGCAAAGATTGTCCCCCTATCGACAGAAAAGCATCTCAACATCAAGCTGACTCATTCAAACGATTTCAGCCGTTTCAACAAGGAACACCTGATCCCTGTACTGGCCAGGGAGATCCCTAGCCTGGCAGCCGAATTTCCCATCGTTTTCGTGAAGAATGGCGAGACCGGCCAGTTTATTCCAGTAGCCATCATGGGGATCGAGCCCGAAGTTAACCTCTACTGCCAGAGCAACCAATGGGATGCGCCAATCAGCCCAATCGGCTTTAGCAATGCGCCGCTGTCCATCGCCAGAACCTCGGAGGAAGGCGACAATGTGATCGTCTGCATCGATGAGGAGAGCCCTATGGTGTCAGAGGACGCTGGCAATCGACTCTTCACCGACGAGGGTGAGCGCAGTGAATACCTGACGGCGCGAACCAATGCCCTGCTGGATGTTGCCGCCATGCATCAACAGACACAGGCCGTTTGCCAATACCTGGCAGATAAGAACCTACTGGTTTCTCAGCAGCTAACGATTAAGCTGGAAAGATCTGAGCAGAAGATCAACATCAATGGTGTCTACCTGATCGACGATAAGGTGCTGAATGAGCTAAGCGATGAGGATTTCCTCGAACTTAGAAAGAAAGGCTTGCTGCCTATCATTTATGCCCACAGAGCCTCGCTTAATCAGCTGTCTCGTCTCATCGCCAAGCAAAATGAGTTCGATAAGCTGCAATAAGCATCCGCTATAAGCTAATGACGGGACGTTGGAATTAACAGCGCCCCGCCAAAGCAATTGTGCCCATTCAAAAATCAGGCATCATGGCACTTTGAGCTCAACATTTTTGTAAGCCATATACCGCGATCTTCTCTAGCAAATCCCTATGTTCTGGCAGCTCCTTCATCAGGTGCTCACCCACACTCGTTATCTGCCTAGCCTGGGCCTGGCAGGCTTCTCTGCGATCTTTACCTGCAACTTGAGGCGCCGTTGGATAATGCATGCCATAGAGGACATAGAGATAGTTCTCTAAGTCGAACACCTCAAACTTGCTGAAGAAGTCTTGCCTTATGGGGTAATGGTTTTGCCACAGCTTGAGTCGAGTGGCGAGCTCACTCGGAATCGTTTCCGGATCGCGATTATCGACCCAGAACGGCGAATCACTCCTGTCTGACAGGCAGTAGTGCATCTTGATAAATTCGACGACGCGCTCCCAGGCATAGGTCATCACCTGATTAAATTGTTCAGAGAGCAAGGCAAGCGCCTCACTATCCTTAGGCATGCGATTAGCCACGAAGCCTGCGGCAAAATCGGTCAGCAAGATAGAGGTGGCTTCCAAGGGCTCGAGGAAGCCCTGAGCCAACCCCAAGGAGAGGCAATTCTTATGCAAGAACTCCCTGCGATAGCCAAGCTTCATCGGCAAGACCCGATACTGATACTGGGCGACATCCTGCCCCAGATATCGGGAGAGCTTGTTAAGCGCTGTGTCATCATCCATATGTTTAGAGGAGTAGACAAACCCGACACCGCGCCTATGGGTCAAGGCGATATCCCATATCCAGCCTGCCTGATGCGCCGTCGCCAGGGTATAAGGCGGGATCGCCTCGTTCTCATCGATAGGTACCTGCACTGCTATCGCCTTGTCGGCAAACAGCTGATGAGACTTATCGACAAAGGGCACCTTGAGCGTCTTGTCGATAAGCAAGGATTCAAAGCCACTGCAATCGATAAAAAAATCCGCGCCGATACTGCCCCGGCAATCGGTTTCCAGGGAGGCGATCTCGCCGTTCTCCGTTAACGTGACCTCTTGCACATTGGCCATGATATGTTCGACGTTGAAACGCCTGATGGCATTTTCGGCAAGCAGCTTGGCAAACTTAGCCGCATTGAGGTGATAGGCGTAACCCAGCGCTCCCTCATATTCGCTGTGGGTGATCCGCTTTGGCGCTCGCCCGGCTTCGCACACCTTGTGCTGAGGAGAGACCATGTCGCCGTATGCGGCATTAGCATTATCTAACCAATGTTGGGTCAGATCCTCCCCCAAAGGGCTCGGCATATCGAACAGGTGATGATAGAAATTCCCTGCCCCGTGACGGTCCTTATCCATCCAATTGACGAACTTGATTGACTGCTTGAAGGTGACGTCACATTGACGAATAAACTCAGATTCACTTATCCCAAAGCGTTTCAGGCTCTGACGAATGGCGGGTACTGTACCTTCGCCAACCCCTATGATGGGAATATCGGGAGACTCCACCAGCGTGATGCTCACGTCTTGGCGATGCTCAAGGGCCTTGCCCAAGTGATTGGCCGCTAACCAACCTGCCGTGCCGCCGCCCAATATAAGGATACGCTTAATGTCCATGGTTTCACCTCTGCCCTACTCTTTGTCTAATTAAAGGTCGGTGCGAATAACAAGTTACTACTAAAAAGCCGGTGCTAGTAAAAATCCACCTTCTGAAGAAGGTGGCTTTGTATTAGCCCCCTGAAAGGGGGCGTTGCCTAGTTCAATTCCAACTGCGGCTGTTCCTGCTTTTCAACCTTTTCCTGATGGCGAACATACCTTCTTATGACTTCTTCATTGATTCCTACTGTGTCAACAAAGTACCCTCGCTGCCAAAAGTGGTTACCCCACAACTTATTCTTTCTTAAATAAGGATATTTACTGAAAATTTTTAGAGCTATTTTACCTTTTAGAGCTCCCATCAATTTTGAAATAGACAGCTTTGGAGGCACTTTAATTACTAGATGTACATGATCTATTTGAACATTGAGCTCAACAACAGTGCAGCCTAGCTGTTCACTGTAAACTTGAATACAGCGGTATACATCCTTACCCAATTTGTTTTTTAGAAGCCTAAATCTATATTTAGGCGTCCACACTATGTGATATTGACATCGCCAATACACATGCGATGCTTTCTCATATCTACTCATGTTTTTTGTCCTCTGTTACTTCGCTAAAAGTCAGAGTCCAATTAACATGAGTAGATATTCAGGCAAAGCCTAAATTATGATAACCACCTACTGAAGTAGGTGGTTTAGGGCTGAAAATAAAAAGCCCAGCATAAGCCGGGCTTTGTACACTCATGTGTCGATTAGAAACGCAGTGCGACACCCACCTTGTATCTCGCTTCGCCTTCGAAGCTCCATACCGGGTAGTTATCTTTAAACTCGGCGATCACATCTGGGTTGTCGACAGGCGAGACACCGATCTGGATACTGTCTTCCTCTGTGAGGTTAACGGCTTCGAAGGTCAGATCCATCCAATCGGTCACGCTGTAGTTCATGCTCAGATCCAGCGAGCCATAGTCTTGGTGCTGACGGTTACCATAGAAACCTGGTAGCTCACGCATCATGTATTCGCTGCGCCAGTTGTAGGCCAGACGCGCAGAGAAGCTTTCCATCTCATAGTAGCCCACAAGGTTAACCGTGTGCTTAGAAGAGTCAGAGAAGACACCCACTTTATCTGGGTAGTTCTCGGCAGGAGAGCCTGCATCGGCGAAGGTATAGTTAACCGAGTAGCCAAGACCATTTTCGAACGAGTCTTGCAGCTGTAGTTCAACCCCTTCGATATGACCACCGTTAGCATTGTACTTCTCGCTGACAGTCCAGCAGTCATAGACGCCAACACCACAGGCGCTGTAGCCTTGATCTCTGAGGTTATCGTCTTCGATGCCAATCTGTTGATTTAGCTTCTGACGAGTGGTGATGAAAGAGCTCACGTCTTTGATGAAGTAAGTCAAAGAAGCCAGACCCTCACCGCCGAAGTACCATTCCAGGCTCACATCGGCCTGGGTCGCCTTAAATGGCTCCAGAGCAACAGAACCACGGTTAAGCTTCTCGTTACCTGGCGTGCCATCGTTCAGCCCAGGAAGAGTCGAAGTGGCAAACAGGTCTGCGTAGTTAGGACGAGACATCACCTGAGCCGCTGTGGTACGTAGCAAGAGATCCGGTGCTAAGTCGAACGTCACGTTGATGCTTGGCAATACGTCACTGTAGCTCGACTTGTCTGTGCTCAACTCATCGGCGAACTGACCGCTTGAACTCAGCGCATAGTAATCAGACTCGATATCGGTGGAGATGAAACGTAGACCAAAGTTACCGCGGATCCCTTCCGCCTCGAAGTTAGCCATGGCGTAGGCGGCCAGGTTCTTCTCATTCAGAGTACCGTAACCAGACTTATCGCGGGTGAAGCCATCAACAGAGGCCTTAGCGTCACGGATCATGGCATCGAAATTTGGCTTAGGCAGAGTAAAACCTGCGCCAGATGAGATGGTGCCTGAGTAGTATTCAGAGGCATCCTTAGCCACTATGTCACCCACTATTGCCGCGTCAGTTTGCTGTGTCACGTCATGGTCGGCATAGCGCACGCCGGCTTTAATCGAGGTGATGGCACCAAAATCAACCGGGAAGGTCAGATCGAACTGAGCATAGGTCTCTTCGTCGGTGTTAGGCTGTTTCTTCAGCGCCCAACCTGCAGTTTCTAGCTGACCATTGAAGTCGCCCGCATCGAAAGACTTGTTGGCAATGTCGATAATAATCTTTTCACCGGTAGCGTCATAGTGACCGGCGAAGTCACCAGGCTGACCGATAGAGTTACCATAGTTAGAAGTTAGGCTGGTACCACCATCCGCCTTGGTATTACCTACACGACCTTCGAGGGTAAAGTTGTCACCCTCATATTTAAAATCCAGATCATAGGTGTCAGACGACATCTCGGCTTCACGTGCCCAAGTCTGTGCCCAGGCAAAGCCACCCTCACCCGTATGGGTGATATCGGTACAGACACCTGCGGCGTTGGTCTGATTACAGGTGCTTACGCCTTGCTGAGTCGGGAAGAGGAAAATAGAGGTGTTGGCGTTGTTTGCCTTGAGATCCAGGCTAGTCACCGTTAGGCCAAACTCTAAATTATCGGTCGGACGATACTGGGCTGCTATATTATAGGCGGTGCGCTCACGATCTTGCTGAAAGGTAGTCGGCACAATTTCCCCCCAGCCCAGCAGGGTCTCGATACCGTTACGCTGATAATCGGTTTGAGAGCCAGCAGCTGAGACCAGAACACCGAAGGTCTCGTCCTCGTTTGCCCAGCTATACAGGCCAGAGAGGGCAGGATCTGTCTCTTCAGAGACAGTACCATAGTCGCCCTTGGCACTTAGAAATAGTGTATTGGCTTCTAAATCTAAAGGTTTACGTGTCTTAACCACCACGGTGCCACCAATGCCACCTTCGGTAATGTCAGCCTGAGAAGATTTATAGACTTCAATGCCACTGATCATCTCGGGCGGTAGCAGAGAATAGTTAAAGCTACGGTCGATGGCCTGTTGGTCAAACCAACCTGTCGAGGCAACAGAGTGACCATTTAACAGGGTACGGGTTAACTGAGCCGAGGCGCCACGAATCGACACCTGCTGACCCTGACCAAACTGACGGTTAACGCTAACACCAGGAATACGACCCAGCGACTCTCCTACGTCACCATCAGGGAACTTACCTATATCTTCCGCCGTAACGGCGTCGACAACGGCATCAGAGAATCTTTTGGCGTTAATTGACGCCTTCATCGAAGCACGCAGACCACGTACTTCAATTTTTTCAATATTATCAGTATTGACCGCTTCTGCATCGGCCTCTGCCGCTAAAGCAGAAACAGACACTGCACCACTCATCAGCAGGGCAATATTTGTAGCTAGTACACTTTTCTTAAAAGTAGATGGTCGCATCTCGTTTCCCTTCCATAACTT contains the following coding sequences:
- a CDS encoding TonB-dependent receptor: MRPSTFKKSVLATNIALLMSGAVSVSALAAEADAEAVNTDNIEKIEVRGLRASMKASINAKRFSDAVVDAVTAEDIGKFPDGDVGESLGRIPGVSVNRQFGQGQQVSIRGASAQLTRTLLNGHSVASTGWFDQQAIDRSFNYSLLPPEMISGIEVYKSSQADITEGGIGGTVVVKTRKPLDLEANTLFLSAKGDYGTVSEETDPALSGLYSWANEDETFGVLVSAAGSQTDYQRNGIETLLGWGEIVPTTFQQDRERTAYNIAAQYRPTDNLEFGLTVTSLDLKANNANTSIFLFPTQQGVSTCNQTNAAGVCTDITHTGEGGFAWAQTWAREAEMSSDTYDLDFKYEGDNFTLEGRVGNTKADGGTSLTSNYGNSIGQPGDFAGHYDATGEKIIIDIANKSFDAGDFNGQLETAGWALKKQPNTDEETYAQFDLTFPVDFGAITSIKAGVRYADHDVTQQTDAAIVGDIVAKDASEYYSGTISSGAGFTLPKPNFDAMIRDAKASVDGFTRDKSGYGTLNEKNLAAYAMANFEAEGIRGNFGLRFISTDIESDYYALSSSGQFADELSTDKSSYSDVLPSINVTFDLAPDLLLRTTAAQVMSRPNYADLFATSTLPGLNDGTPGNEKLNRGSVALEPFKATQADVSLEWYFGGEGLASLTYFIKDVSSFITTRQKLNQQIGIEDDNLRDQGYSACGVGVYDCWTVSEKYNANGGHIEGVELQLQDSFENGLGYSVNYTFADAGSPAENYPDKVGVFSDSSKHTVNLVGYYEMESFSARLAYNWRSEYMMRELPGFYGNRQHQDYGSLDLSMNYSVTDWMDLTFEAVNLTEEDSIQIGVSPVDNPDVIAEFKDNYPVWSFEGEARYKVGVALRF
- a CDS encoding SapC family protein, translating into MAKIVPLSTEKHLNIKLTHSNDFSRFNKEHLIPVLAREIPSLAAEFPIVFVKNGETGQFIPVAIMGIEPEVNLYCQSNQWDAPISPIGFSNAPLSIARTSEEGDNVIVCIDEESPMVSEDAGNRLFTDEGERSEYLTARTNALLDVAAMHQQTQAVCQYLADKNLLVSQQLTIKLERSEQKININGVYLIDDKVLNELSDEDFLELRKKGLLPIIYAHRASLNQLSRLIAKQNEFDKLQ
- a CDS encoding family 20 glycosylhydrolase — translated: MNNKLIPITLLMSLGLFGCSQPTTNQIAKDKGVAAQQVSESSAQQVLYQFATSLAVNYHTLTNYPQQCTSTGVDGRCFAAQIELVPGVDFDRKDWAIYYSQMRPVKQVLTDAFELTQVKGDLHRITPTDKFSSFQKGQPVDIAFLGELWQLSETDAMPNYYIVVPGLKPEIISSTQLTVDASTGMEQRPYVEAYVSAESQYKRSDTDKLKWATPQVLFDANQDIESRPELAVNAIIPTPKRQIINSQSPVLSLASGYHLDAGGVAKASIEAALARLARLGVKSSPQGILLKLEPSTTKLAEGGYRLDITSDGITIDASDDAGFSYGLASLTSLISLDTLSLNAMEIEDEPRYDFRGMHVDVARNFHSKQFILDLLDQMAAYKLNKLHLHMADDEGWRLEIDGLPELTQVGSRRCHDLQEDTCLLPQLGSGPDGDSKVNGFYSKADYIEILKYAGARQIQVIPSMDMPGHSRAAIKSMEARYRRLMAEGNEAAANEYRLIDPLDKTRYASIQYYDDNTLNVCMDSSYHFVDKVVSEIAKLHQAADQSLELYHIGADETAGAWVESPVCQALLADKDSGLDSEAHFGAYFIERVAKMLADKGIETAGWSDGMSHTRPERMPAKNQTNIWDVVAHGGHKRAHAQTNLGWDTVLSNPEVLYFDFPYEADPKEHGYYWASRSTNERKLFSFMPDNLPANAEQWTDIEGKSFEADDTLKLDEEGKRLSGPLNQGVRFKGIQGQLWSETIRSDQVVEYMVFPRLLVLAERAWHKADWEVPYQYQGAKYGPETNYFTAEMRERQRMQWQTFANTLGYKELAKLDRAGIAYRVPTLGAKIKEGYLQANSIYPGLGIEYRVDGGQWQQYTEAVRVSGRVEVRGVAADGIRKGRILKVN
- the nagK gene encoding N-acetylglucosamine kinase, whose translation is MGFNQTEEQALVIGIDGGGSKCRATIYAADDSVIGTGVAGRANPLYGLTHTFDSISRATELALQDAGLKASDSKKLVAGVGLAGVNVAHLYQAIKAWQHPFAEMHVTTDLHTACIGAHKGGDGAVIITGTGSCGYAHVGEQSLSLGGHGFALGDKGSGAWLGIQAAQQVLLDLDGFGPATQLTERLLEHFKVNDAMGIVEHLAGKSSGCYATLARTVLSCAQAQDEVAKAIVVEGAAYISALAHKLFEIHPPRFSMIGGLAEPLAPWLDRRVVDKISPILAPPELGAAYFARQQLGSSS
- a CDS encoding tryptophan halogenase family protein; translation: MDIKRILILGGGTAGWLAANHLGKALEHRQDVSITLVESPDIPIIGVGEGTVPAIRQSLKRFGISESEFIRQCDVTFKQSIKFVNWMDKDRHGAGNFYHHLFDMPSPLGEDLTQHWLDNANAAYGDMVSPQHKVCEAGRAPKRITHSEYEGALGYAYHLNAAKFAKLLAENAIRRFNVEHIMANVQEVTLTENGEIASLETDCRGSIGADFFIDCSGFESLLIDKTLKVPFVDKSHQLFADKAIAVQVPIDENEAIPPYTLATAHQAGWIWDIALTHRRGVGFVYSSKHMDDDTALNKLSRYLGQDVAQYQYRVLPMKLGYRREFLHKNCLSLGLAQGFLEPLEATSILLTDFAAGFVANRMPKDSEALALLSEQFNQVMTYAWERVVEFIKMHYCLSDRSDSPFWVDNRDPETIPSELATRLKLWQNHYPIRQDFFSKFEVFDLENYLYVLYGMHYPTAPQVAGKDRREACQAQARQITSVGEHLMKELPEHRDLLEKIAVYGLQKC
- the tnpA gene encoding IS200/IS605 family transposase, producing MSRYEKASHVYWRCQYHIVWTPKYRFRLLKNKLGKDVYRCIQVYSEQLGCTVVELNVQIDHVHLVIKVPPKLSISKLMGALKGKIALKIFSKYPYLRKNKLWGNHFWQRGYFVDTVGINEEVIRRYVRHQEKVEKQEQPQLELN